One window of Electrophorus electricus isolate fEleEle1 chromosome 24, fEleEle1.pri, whole genome shotgun sequence genomic DNA carries:
- the ube4b gene encoding ubiquitin conjugation factor E4 B isoform X1 — protein MEELSADEIRRRRLARLGGGQTSQPTTPLSTPLTSPQRETPPGPLPGPSGASPQPLPPAPSHTLGLNAQNVTPATSPMGASGVAYRSQSSEGVSSLSSSPSNSLETQSQSLSRSQSMDIDTASCEKSMSQVDVDSGIENMEVEDSDRREKRNLAEKDSSSNPDVSEEQALQLVCKILRVSWKEQDRDVIFLRSLAAEFQQNPKDVYSDFKDLIGQILMEVLMMSTQSRDCNPFASLTATSQPIAAAKSPDHHLTLVPPSSQGSSPMMPCGGSFGASSLSSLYGCSPHPLAQSSARMRAPPTPTPSAPVVEPPPAAALPAVGSQALPRVSPGPPAPRLPPSAPSAPLPISQRYRPYSLSPSQGFSIPTSSSPRSGHAGPSSGLLTPTQPPAVPPSPQPAPLTSPRPRTRQPAVPFPMLPASPTTMARRTAVAARMPTSPFSLLFFALSDVSQDSSDEELEEEEEEEEEDFSGVQFGSSLGASTGAMTCDSGGDRFTIEACKETEMLNYLIERFDSVGMEERKAPKMCSQPVASQLLSNIRSQCISHAALVLQGALTQPRAPLQPSLLVPYMLCRNLPYGFIQELVRMTHQEDEMFKQIFVPILQGLGLAVKECSFDSDNFKYPLMALAELCEIKFGKTHPMCNLITSLPLWCPDSLSPGAGREIQRLSFLGAFFSLSVFAEDDTKVGDKYFSGPAITMENTRVVSQSLQHYLESARGDLFKVLHNLLLNGETREAALSYMAAVVNRNVKKAQMQTDDKLVSTDGFMMNFLWVLQQLSMKIKLETVDPLYIFHPKCRLNVSLEETRVKATIEELKSWLTDMHEDPSKFCEPKFPTECFFLTLHAHHLSILPGCRRYIRRLRAIRDLNRTVEELKNSESQWKDSPLASRHREMLKRCKTQLKKLVRSKACSDAGLLDESLLRRCLQFYGMLIQLLLRMADPAYPNVALPLSPDIPKSFAALPEFYIEDVAEFLLFIVQYSPQVLYEPCTQDIGTFLVVFICSQNYIRNPYLIAKLVEVLFVTNPAVQPRTQRFSEMIENHPLSVNQLVPALMKFYTDVEHTGATSEFYDKFTIRYHISTIFKSLWQNIGHHGTFLEEFNSGKQFVRYINMLINDTTFLLDESLESLKRIHEIQEEMKNKEQWDQLPREQQHSRQSQLTQDERVSRSYLALATETVDMFHILTKQVQKPFLRPELGPRLAAMLNYNLQQLCGPKCRDLKVENPEKYGFEPKKLLDQLTDIYLQLDCARFAKAIADDQRSYSRELFEEVISKMRKAGIKSSIAIEKFKLLSEKVEEIVARNSQSEMDYSDAPDEFKDPLMDTLMTDPVQLPSGNIMDRAIILRHLLNSPTDPFNRQPLTESMLESVPELKERIQAWMREKQGGRFSQ, from the exons ATGGAAGAGCTCAGCGCCGACGAG ATCCGGAGAAGGCGACTGGCCCGGTTAGGCGGAGGCCAGACATCCCAGCCCACCACCCCTCTGAGCACCCCCCTGACGtcaccacagagagagacccCCCCAGGTCCACTGCCAGGGCCCTCGGGGGCCTCGCCGCAACCTCTGCCACCAGCACCATCCCACACTCTGGGCCTCAATGCCCAAAATGTCACCCCTGCCACTTCTCCGATGGGGGCTTCAG GGGTGGCTTACCGTAGCCAGAGCAGCGAGGGGGTCAGCTCCCTCTCCAGCTCCCCGTCCAACAGCCTGGAGACCCAGTCTCAATCCCTGTCCCGCTCTCAAAGCATGGACATCGACACAGCGTCCTGTGAAAAGAG CATGTCCCAGGTGGATGTGGACTCAGGAATAGAGAACATGGAAGTTGAAGACAGCGACCGCAGGGAGAAGCGGAACCTGGCTGAGAAG GACTCTTCATCTAACCCTGATGTGTCTGAGGAGCAGGCCTTGCAGCTCGTCTGCAAGATCCTTCGTGTCTCGTGGAAGGAGCAGGACCGCGATGTCATCTTTCTGCGCTCGCTTGCTGCTGAGTTCCAGCAGAACCCAAAAGATG TCTATTCTGACTTCAAAGACCTGATTGGGCAGATCCTGATGGAAGTTCTTATGATGTCTACTCAGTCACGTGACTGCAACCCTTTTGCCAGCCTGACCGCCACATCACAGCCAATTGCTGCTGCCAAATCCCCAGACCACCACCTGACGCTTGTCCCGCCTTCTAGCCAGGGGAGCAGTCCCATGATGCCCTGTGGAGGCTCATTTGGTGCCAGCTCTCTGTCCAG tctgTATGGATGTAGTCCACACCCTCTTGCTCAAAGCTCTGCCAGGATGCGCGCTCcgcctacacccacaccctcagcCCCAGTTGTAGAGCCTCCGCCTGCAGCAGCCCTGCCCGCAGTTGGCTCGCAAGCGTTGCCTCGTGTTTCTCCCGGTCCACCAGCTCCACGCCTTCCCCCGAGCGCGCCCTCTGCTCCCTTGCCCATCTCTCAGAGATACAGACCCTACTCACTCAGCCCCTCCCAGGGCTTCTCCATACCCACGAGCTCCAGCCCCAGGTCTGGCCATGCAGGGCCCTCATCCGGGCTGCTCACTCCTACCCAACCCCCGGCTGTGCCCCCAAGCCCACAGCCTGCTCCGCTGACGTCCCCCCGACCCCGTACTCGCCAGCCAGCTGTCCCCTTCCCCATGTTGCCTGCCTCTCCCACCACTATGGCCAGACGGACTGCCGTGGCCGCCCGGATGCCCACTAG CCcgttttctctcctcttctttgcCCTGTCTGACGTGTCTCAGGACAGCAGTGATgaagagctggaggaagaggaggaggaggaggaggaggattttTCTGGGGTTCAGTTTGGGTCAAG cctggGTGCTTCCACTGGGGCGATGACCTGTGACTCTGGCGGAGACCGTTTCACCATCGAAGCGTGCAAAGAGACGGAGATGCTGAACTACCTCATCGAGCGCTTCGACAGTGTGGgcatggaggagaggaaggctCCCAAG ATGTGCAGTCAGCCAGTGGCGAGTCAGCTGCTCAGCAACATACGTTCCCAGTGTATTTCCCATGCTGCTCTTGTGCTCCAGGGTGCCCTCACCCAGCCCAG GGCCCCTCTGCAGCCTTCCCTGCTGGTACCGTACATGCTGTGCCGGAACCTTCCGTACGGCTTCATCCAGGAGCTGGTGCGCATGACTCACCAGGAGGACGAGATGTTTAAACAG ATCTTCGTCCCCATTCTCCAAGGGCTTGGATTAGCTGTGAAAGAGTGCTCCTTTGACAGCGACAACTTTAAGTACCCTCTGATG GCTTTAGCTGAGCTTTGTGAAATCAAGTTTGGAAAGACTCACCCTATGTGCAATTTG aTCACATCTCTGCCACTGTGGTGCCCTGATTCTTTGAGTCCTGGTGCAggcagagagatacagaggcTCTCTTTTCTAGGAGCCTTCTTTAGTCTTTCTGTCTTCGCAGAGGACGAT ACCAAGGTTGGAGACAAGTACTTCTCAGGCCCTGCTATCACCATGGAGAACACACGCGTGGTCAGTCAGTCTCTGCAGCATTATCTGGAGTCAGCCAGG GGCGACTTGTTTAAAGTCCTCCACAACCTCCTGCTGAATGGAGAGACGAGGGAGGCGGCTCTGAGCTACATGGCAGCTGTGGTGAATCGTAATGTGAAGAAGGCTCAGATGCAG ACGGATGACAAGCTGGTGTCCACGGACGGCTTCATGATGAACTTCCTGTGGGTGCTGCAGCAGCTGAGTATGAAGATTAAGCTGGAGACGGTGGACCCCCTCTACATCTTCCACCCCAAGTGTCGACTGAATGTGAGCCTCGAAGAGACACGTGTCAAAGCCACCATAGAGGAGCTGAAGAGCTGGCTCACAGATATGC ATGAAGACCCTTCCAAGTTTTGTGAGCCCAAATTCCCTACAGAGTGTTTTTTCCTGACACTCCATGCACACCACCTGTCCATCTTACCTGGGTGCCGCCGCTATATACGCAGACTAAGGGCCATCAGAGACCTAAACAG gactGTAGAAGAACTGAAGAACAGTGAGAGCCAGTGGAAGGACTCCCCGCTGGCCAGTCGGCACAGAGAGATGCTGAAGAGATGCAAAACCCAGCTCAAG AAACTTGTGCGCTCGAAAGCCTGTTCTGATGCCGGCCTGCTGGACGAGAGCCTGCTGCGTAGATGCCTCCAGTTCTATGGCATGCTCATTCAGCTCCTCCTACGCATGGCAGACCCCGCCTACCCAAA CGTCGCCCTGCCCCTCAGTCCTGACATCCCCAAGAGCTTTGCCGCCCTGCCTGAGTTTTACATTGAAGACGTTGCCGAGTTCCTGCTTTTCATTGTGCA GTATTCTCCTCAGGTTCTGTATGAGCCCTGCACTCAGGACATCGGAACCTTCCTGGTGGTGTTCATCTGCAGTCAGAACTACATCAGGAACCCCTACCTGATCGCTAAGCTGGTGGAAGTATTGTTTGTTACTAACCCGGCAGTGCAGCCCCGCACCCAGCGCTTCTCTGAGATGATCGAGAACCACCCCCTGTCTGTCAATCAGCTTGTCCCCGCCCTCATGAAGTTCTACACGG ATGTGGAACACACCGGAGCTACAAGTGAATTCTATGACAAGTTCACCATCCGTTACCACATAAGCACCATCTTTAAGAGCCTTTGGCAAAACATTGGCCATCATGGCACCTTCCTTGAGGAGTTCAA TTCGGGGAAGCAGTTTGTGCGCTACATCAACATGCTGATAAATGACACCACTTTCCTGCTGGACGAGAGCCTGGAGTCGCTCAAACGCATTCATGAGATccaggaggagatgaagaacaaagaacaatggGACCAGCTGCCTAGG GAGCAGCAGCACAGCCGCCAGTCCCAACTGACTCAGGATGAGAGGGTGTCTCGCTCCTACCTGGCCTTAGCCACAGAGACCGTGGACATGTTTCACATTCTCACCAAGCAGGTCCAGAAGCCCTTCCTGCGCCCT GAGCTGGGCCCACGGCTGGCTGCAATGCTGAACTATAACCTTCAGCAGCTGTGTGGGCCCAAGTGCCGTGACCTGAAGGTGGAGAACCCAGAAAAATACGGTTTCGAACCCAAGAAGCTGTTGGACCAGCTCACTGATATCTACCTGCAGCTGGACTGTGCTCGCTTTGCTAAAGCCATTGCTGATGATCAG AGATCATACAGCAGGGAACTCTTTGAGGAAGTGATTTCCAAAATGAGGAAGGCGGGCATTAAGTCCAGCATTGCAATCGAGAAGTTTAAGCTGCTCTCGGAGAAGGTAGAGGAGATAGTGGCTCGCAACTCCCAGTCCGAGATGGACTACAGCGACGCTCCTGATGAGTTTAAAG ACCCTCTGATGGACACCTTGATGACTGACCCTGTGCAGCTCCCTTCTGGGAACATTATGGACCGAGCCATCATCCTGCGTCACCTCCTCAACTCGCCCACTGACCCCTTTAACAGGCAGCCTCTCACAGAAAGCATGCTGGAGTCAG TTCCAGAGCTGAAGGAACGCATCCAGGCCTGGATGAGGGAGAAGCAGGGTGGACGCTTTTCCCAGTGA